One segment of Bradyrhizobium sp. WD16 DNA contains the following:
- a CDS encoding Crp/Fnr family transcriptional regulator: protein MIAMEFTDAAHNAASLFTSIFVVATYTMRTMIPLRIFGILTNVVILAYALPTHAYATALLHGVLLPLNVYRLHQMLQLVRDVKKSVNSDLSMNWLKPFMTERPCKAGDVLFYKDEKAEEMFYIVSGRFRLVEMGLDLPTGIITGEMGMLSPSNTRTQTLECLSDGVVLSVSYRQVEELYVQNPSFGFYFLRLVSARLFENLGRMEARLDAREADSAASAKV from the coding sequence TTGATCGCCATGGAATTCACAGACGCCGCCCATAACGCCGCAAGTCTGTTCACCTCGATCTTCGTGGTGGCGACCTACACCATGCGGACGATGATTCCGCTGCGCATCTTCGGCATTCTCACCAATGTGGTGATCCTCGCCTATGCGCTGCCGACCCATGCCTATGCGACGGCTCTGCTGCACGGCGTGCTGCTGCCGCTCAATGTCTACCGGCTGCACCAGATGCTGCAACTGGTGCGGGACGTGAAGAAGTCGGTGAATAGCGATCTTTCGATGAACTGGCTGAAGCCGTTCATGACCGAGCGCCCCTGCAAGGCGGGCGATGTGCTGTTCTACAAGGACGAAAAGGCCGAGGAGATGTTCTACATCGTCAGTGGTCGCTTCCGTCTGGTCGAAATGGGGCTGGACCTGCCCACCGGCATCATCACCGGGGAGATGGGTATGCTGTCGCCCTCCAACACCCGCACCCAGACCCTCGAGTGTCTGTCGGACGGTGTCGTCCTCAGCGTCTCGTATCGCCAGGTCGAGGAGCTTTACGTCCAGAATCCCTCCTTCGGCTTCTATTTCCTGCGCTTGGTGAGCGCGCGCCTGTTCGAAAATCTCGGACGCATGGAGGCAAGGCTCGATGCCCGGGAGGCCGATTCCGCAGCGTCCGCCAAGGTGTAG